TCGCGCGGCGGTTCGCACTTCTGAGAGGCGGACGTACTCGCGTTTCGAGTGCGCAACGGCCCCTATCTCGTCGCTCAGGTCACCGGGGCCGAACACCACAGTCGGCCCGTTACTTGCGAAATACGAGGCCTCTGTCGCGGCCCCGAACTGTCGAACCCCGCCGCCACTAGCTTCCTGCAGTGTGCGGACCAGTTCCGCGTCGGTGTCGGTCGCAAACGCCTCGGGGAACGGCGTATCCGGGCGGATGAGGTCCACGGTGAGGTCCATCGACTCCGGGAGCCACTGTTCGAGGTGGGCCTGCAGGTCGGCACAGAAGGACTCGCTGGTCTCCGGCGGGACGCTCCGCCGGTCGAACGTGATGGTGCATTCGGCCGGGACCTGATTGGTCGCTTCGCCGCCCTCGACCATCGACGGGGTGAGAATGGGGTAGCCAAGCGTTTCGTGTTCGCCGGGGCCTGTCTTCTCGTCGTATGCCTCCATCGCCTGCAGAATCGGCGCGGCGGCCCGAATCGCGTTGTGGCCGCTGCCGGGGTCGGCGGCGTGGGCGCTCTCGCCGTGGATGGTGACTGTCCCCTCGAACTGGCCGCGAGCGGCGGTACACACGTCGAGGCCGGTCGGTTCGCCGACGATGTAGCCGTCGGCGTCGACTGTGTCCGCGAGGTGTGCGCCGCCGGTCTGTGTCGTCTCCTCGTCGGTGGAGATCGCCAGCGTGACGCGGCCGTTGTCGGGCGTCACGGTGAGGAACGCATCGAGGAGTGCCGCGAGCGGCCCTTTCGCGTCGCAGGCGCCGCGGCCACAGACGATGTCGCCGTCCCCGTCACCGCCAGAGCCATCAATACTCTCGTCTGGCCCCGGCGGCTCCGTCCGCCGCTCGTAGGGCAGATGCGGCGGCACGGTGTCTATGTGCGTGTTGAGCAGGATATGGGTCCCGTCGGTATCGCCACGGGACACGACGACGTTACCGAGGTCGTCTATCTCCGGGTACTCGCCGGCGTCTTCGAGCGTGTCGACCAGCAGCGAGCGCATGTCATCGACGCGCTCGTGTGACGGCGTTTCGACGGCCTGCCGGTGGAACGAAGGGATGTCGAACGCCATTACCGCTCCATGCGAGTCACGTCCGCCAGCGTCTCACGCTCCCGCACGATGCGGGTCTCGCTGTCCTCGAACGCGACTTCCGCCGGCCGCGGCTGGGAGTGGAACTGGTTCGCCAGTTCGTAACCGTACGCGCCGGCGTTGCCGATGGCGAGCAGGTCAGTCCGCTCGGGTCGGGCGATGGGTCGGTCAGTACAGAACACGTCGGCGCTCGTACAGCACGGACCACCAACGGACACCGGTTCGGCTTCCCGGCCCGGCGCAGTGACGTTCCGAATCGGGTGGTAGGAGCCGAACATTGCCGGTCGGATGAGCGTCGCCAGCGAGGCGTCGACGCCGACGACGGTCGCCGCCGGCGTCTCCTTGACCGTGTTGACCTCGGTGAGAATCAGTTCGGCGTCGGCGACGACGTAGCGACCGGGTTCGAGTTTGACCTGCGCGTTGAGGTCCCCGACCGCCTCGCGGACCTTCTCGCCGACGGTATCCATGTCCAGCGGCTCGACAGTCTCCCTGTAGGGAACGCCGAAGCCGCCGCCGAAGTCGACAAAGTCCAGTTCCGCGCCGTCGGCGATGACTGCTCGGCCCATGTCGGCGACCTTGGCGATGGCTCGGCAGTGGTCGTCTAAGTCGTCGTGGAGAACGCCGCTGCCGGCGTGGGCGTGCAGGCCGACGAGGTCGAAGCGCTCGCGCACGTCGGCCGCGACTTCGGGCACCTCATCGTAGGGGATGCCGAACTTGGCGTCTTTCCCCGTCGCCACTTTCTCGTGGTGGCCCGTCCCGATGCCGGGGTTGATGCGGATGGCGACCCGGCCGTCGTAGCCGCGTTCTTCAAGGCGGTCGAAGGTGTCCCGCGCGCCGGCCGTAATCGTCAGGCCGGGGTTCTCGGCGGCCAGTTCGACGGCACGGTCGAGGTCGTGATCCGGCGGATTGACGGCCGTGTACTGGAGCGTGTTCGGGTCCGCGCCGGCATCGATAGCCCGCTGGAGTTCCCCCCAGGCCGCACACTCGATGTCCGCGCCCGTCTCAAGCAGTTTCGAGAGGACGGCCTGTCCGGTGTGGGCCTTCGCGGCGTACATGACATGGGCGTCGGGGAACGCCGCGGCAAATCGCTCGTAGTTCTCGGCGACGCGGTCGAGATCAACGACGTACAGCGGCGTGCCGTGCTCGGCAGCCACCGCCTCCAGACGCTCGTGGTCCCAGTCCGCGAGGCGGCGGACCGGCGGCGAGTCGTGGCTCATTGGGGAAACCACGGTGTCGGCGGCTAACAAGGGTTCCGTTTCGATACACACAGCGCCCCAACTGGCCATCTCTCTATCGGGCGACGGTCGGATGCGGACGGTGCTGCGCAACAATCGTCTGTCGGCGCGTGAGGACACACCGGTATGTGAGCCGTGCCTGCCGATTCGAGCCAGCAGTACTGTTCCCGGTTACTCTGTGCGTTCTGTCGACCGTTCTCGAACGTGTACGACACCGTCGTTTGTCACATCAATGCGGAGTGGCACCTGCACCGTGTCCTGCTGAATCGCCCCATCGACGGCGTCATCGATGAGTTGCAACAGATTCGAGGAGCCGTAATTGACCTCCACACCGGCCTCATCACAGGCGGCATACACCGTCGGTGGAATATCGTAGATATCGGTCCCGGCTTCGATGTCAACACAAACGGGTGCGGTCAGGGTGTTTGCGAAGGCGACCGTCTGGCGTGCTTTTTCGACGTTTTCTCTCGCATTGCGCTCGATACTTGAAATATTCGCGCGTGACGTGCCGAGCAACTCCCCGATATCGCTCTGACGGACATCGTTTTCGCGGAGCGCAAGTACCTCCGCTTGCCGGCGCGTTAGCACGCTCTCGTCCGCATCAAAGCCGACAGCAGCGAGCAGTTCGCCCGGGTCGATTCGTTCATCCATAGCCACAGGTCGGTAGCTGGACTGAAAACAACGTTGTTGCCAGCCGCGAGCGGCCATCCCTGGCCGTACTAAGTAAGGTGGACTGACCCTGAGCGACAGCACAGACTGCTGACTGCCGAGTTCACTGTTCGGTAACGGACACAGCGCCTGGCGACTGCCAGCGGGTCACGTCGCCGCTTGGGTGGCGTGCCATGACAATCGATTCGGCGTCGTGTGACCGGGCGAACCGCTTTACCATGGCCGTTTCGGTGAAGTCATCCGGGGCATCGATATACACACGTCTGGTCAGCCCATCTGTATGCAGTGACACCCATCCGGCCAGCGCCAGTTCGGTTTTGGGGTCTCGTGTCCCCGCAGCAGCGTCGGGCACCACTGCCCGGAACAGCCGCTCGTGCATCCCTGACGGGACGACGTATTTCGTCCCGTCGGGGGCGATGGACACGTTGGCGGCTTCAATCTGTCCGGGAGGGACTTGCGGGAACGGGACGCTCACATCAATCGAGTGAAATATTCACCGTCTTCGTCTGCGTGTAATGTTCGATCGTTTCCTCGCCGATCTCTCGACCGATTCCCGACTGCTTGTATCCGCCGAACGGCTGGCCTGCCGGGAAGTCGTTGTAGGTGTTGACCCAGATGTTCCCCGCTTCGATGTCTTTTGCACACTGGTGCGCCTTCGAGAGGTCTTCTGTGAGGACTCCTGCTGCGAGACCGTAGTCGACATCGTTAGCCAGTTCCATCATCTCATCGTACTCGCTCCAGCTGAACACTTCCTGAACCGGGCCGAAGATTTCTTCCTGGACCGGTTTGCTGTCGTGGTCAATCTCGTCAATAAGTGTCGGCGCGACGAAGCAGCCATCCGAAAGGGCTTCGTCGTCCGGCTGACTCCCTCCGGTGACGAAAGCGGCTCCTTCCTGTTCTGCCTCCTCTATGTAGCCCAGCGTCCGCTCGACCTGCTCTGCGGTCACTTTCGGGCCGAGGTCTGTCGCCTCCAGCAGTGGGTCATCTACAGTTAGGTCCTCGGCTGCAGCCGCAAGCTCATTCAGGAACTCGTCTTTGATGTCTTCATGGACGAACAACCGTGACCCGGCACAGCAACACTCACCGGTGTTAAAGAAGATTGCCGTAATCGTCGTCTGGACAGCCTGTTCCAGGTCTGCATCGGGGAACACAATGAGTGGACTCTTTCCGCCCAGTTCCAGCGTCACGTCGGTGATGGTTTCGGCGGCGCTTTGCATCACTTTACTCCCGATTTCTGTCGATCCAGTGAACGCTAGCTTCCGGATGTCAGGGTGTTTCGAGAGCGGCTCCCCTGCCTCCGGACCGAACCCGGTGACGACGTTAACGACGCCGTCGGGAATCACATCTTCCGTAATTTCCATCAGTTTGAGAATACTCAGCGGCGTCTCCTCGGCAGGCTTCAGTACGACGGTGTTACCGGCCGACAGCGCCGGGGCGAGCTTCCAGGCCGCCATCAGCAACGGGAAGTTCCACGGGATTATCTGTCCAACAACCCCATACGGCTCCCGGAGCGTCTGGACGTGCCGGCTGTCGTCAGTTTCAATGGTCCGTCCCTCGCCCGACCGAGCGAGACCTGCGAAATACCGGAAGTGGTCGATAACGAGGTCAATATCGATCCGAGCCTCGCTAATCGGTTTCCCGTTATCTAAACTTTCGAGCTTCGCGAACTCCTCGCTGCGCTCCGCAATGGCATCTGCGATACTATCCAGCATTGCCTGGCGTGCGCCTGTAGACATATCGCTATACGTCTCGTCGTAGGCGTCCCATGCGGCCGCAACTGCACTGTCAATATCCTCCGCAGTGCCGGCTTGCACTTCCGCAAGCGGTTCACCGGTTGTCGGGTCTATCGTTTCGAATGTCTTCCCGGCGCTACTCTGGACCCATTCCCCACCGATGTACAGTTCCCGCCGATCCGGCAGCACCTCGTTTGCCGCCTGTTCGTGACGCTTCTTTATCGCTGACTTCCGCTCGGTTGCGCTCTGCTGCTTGCTGTCACTAGACATATCTACGGCAAATATTTCATGCTATCAATACTTAAAGTTTCAGGGTGGTGTAGCCAGTAGCGATTACAAAAACTCGGAACTCGGCCAAAAAGAAACCACTATAGGTTTCACCTTGCCCAATACAGTCCTAATACACGCTCGATATGTCGCCTGTGAGACCGCTGGAGAGCGTCGTCAGGAACCGCTGTCGTCTTATAACTAAAAGCACATACCGATACAGAAACGCTCGTTTCGGTCCAGTCCCAGAGGCCGATGTCCACGTTTCGAGGGCCGCTACTCCGCGCACCCCACTCTCTCTGCGTGCGTCTTCTGGCTCCATTGTTTTCAGTGTCTCCTCTCCATCGGCGACGACAACACCGCGGCGCGGACAGACCGCTCGGTCTGGACGAGTGCGGCCCGGCTCACACCGTTCGGGTGGCGTTCTCGCTGCCTGATAATGTTATCACACATTTATCATGTTCCCAATACAATCAAATCGCATGTCTTCCAGACTCGCCAGCGGCGGCCTCCGGGTCGCTACGCTCGCGCTCGTGTCGCTCGTTTTGCTATCGACTGTGGCCGGTACCGTTGCCGCGCAGTCGTATCAGGGAGCAAGCGGAACCATAATCATCGGACCTGACGAGACGTACGACAGCGTTGAGGGGGTCGCCGGGACGGTCATCGTTCGCGGGACGGTGACCGGAGACGTCGAAACCGCGGCAGGGACCGTCCACGTCACCGAGGCCGGTGAGGTGGGTGGGAACATCGAGGCTGCGGCGGGGACTGTCCGTATCGACGGCACTGTCGGCGGCAACGTCAGCGTCGCCGGCGGGACAGTCGAGATCGGCGAGACAGCCCAGATTGGCGGACACCTCGAAGCAGGTGCTGGCTTCCTCGCGATTCATGGGACGGTCAACGGGACCGTCCGTGCTGGTGCAGAGGAGTTCGTCCTCGGGCCGACGGCGTCGGTCGGCGGCGACGTCCGCTACGACGCAGCCACGTTCACCCGCGATCCCGAGGCCACCATCGGCGGGAGTGTCGTTCAGGACGAGAGCATCGGCGACAGCGCCGGGCCGGACTCCGGCGAGTTCGCGCTTCCGTCATGGATCGGTGTCGTCTACGGCCTGCTCGTAAACCTCCTGCTGGGTGCGATCCTACTGGCCGCCTTCCCGTCGTTTTCAGCGCGCGTCGCCGGACACGTCGCGGAGCGCCCGGCGAAGTCCGGGGGCGTCGGCCTGCTGACACTCGTCGCCGTGCCCGTCGTCCTCGTCGTTCTCCTGTTCACCATCGTCGGCATCCCGCTCTCGCTGGTCGGTGCCGTCATTTTCGGCGTCGCGGTGTGGGTCGCCGTCGTCTACGGCCAGTTCGCCGCTGGGTCGTGGGCGCTCTCGCTCGCTGACCGGGAGAACCGCTGGCTCGCGCTCGTCGTCGGCCTCATCGGGTTTGCAATTCTCGGTGCGATACCGGTTGTCGGGTGGGTGTTCGAACTGCTTGCGCTTTTACTCGGCCTCGGCGCACTGGCACTCACCCTCAGAGAGTCCTACCAGCGCCGTGGGAACGTCGCAGACGGGCGGCAAACGACACTTGACGAGATCGACAGCGATACCACCGCGGCCTGAAGTCCGAGCGACACGCCGCCGTTGGCTCCCCTCCAGTCACTCAGCTTCGATACTCAACAACTCTTGACCGTGGCGTAGACTGTCTCAACTATCAGTCCGTCCACCAGATGCGCCCGCCGGACGAGGTGATGCCGAGAGCGCTCTCCACGGTCGAAACTCCATTGCTCGCGGGTCACTTCGCTCACCGTTCGCTTTACCGAGGGCCGCGCTTCGCGCGCCCTCGCTACTCCCGAAGCGCGTCTTCTCTCTCCGTCGCTTCCAGCGTCTCCTCCTCGACATCGGTCGCCACCACAGCGGGCTTGTACGCCCCGCCGGGAATCAGGTCGTTCTCGCCGACTGAAGAGTCGACGAAGCGCTGGAAGGCGCGCCGTTCCGGCGGCAGTTCGCCGTACAGTACCTCGTCCTTGACGAGATCGTAGACGGGAATCCGCGGCGTCAGGAGCGTGTTCTCACCGACAATCGAGCCTTCGCCAACGACGAAGCCGCTGGTGACGCGACAGCCAGCGCCCAGCGATACCTCGTCCTCAACGATGACTGGGGCGTTCTCGACCGGTTCGAGGACGCCGCCGATGAGCGTGTTCGCGCCGAGCTTGACGTTCTCGCCGATCTGGGCGCAGGAACCGACGGTGTCACAGGAGTCGATGAGCGTCCCGTCGCCGACGTACGCCCCGATGTTGACGAACGAGGGCGACATCATGATGCAGTCCTCACCGAGGTACGCGCCACGGCGGATGGTCGTGCCGTCCGGCGTGTTGCGGGTCCCGCGCTCGCCGAGGTCCTCAGTCTCCCGGAGTGGGAGCACGTCGTGGTAGTCGACGCCGCCGTACTCCCGGGCGACGGTCTCGCGCAGGCCGAAGTTCAGCAGAATGCCCTGCTTGACCCACGCGTTCGCCTCCCACTCGCCGCCAGACTTCTCCGCGGCGCGGACCTCGCCGGCTTCCAGCGCCGTGAGGAATTCATCGAGTACAGCGAGGTGGTCGTCGGTCGTGTCGGCCGCCGAGAGGCCGTCCTGTTTCCGTTGCCAGAGGTCGTCGATATCGGCTTCGAGGCTCATACCACCCGGTTGCGACGCCGGGGGCTTACCTATCGGGGTTTCGGGATGGGTGTGCTACCATGCCGCATTTTCCGTCTGTCGTTCTCTCAGTCGGACCCGCGGCCGGGGATGTACCCGCATTCCCGGCACATACTGATGCGCGGTGCCGTCGCTTCGAATTCACTGGAACATCGTGGGCAATCGGTCGCTGGTAGTTGTACGTGCTGGTTCGTAGCCATAGACGATACGCGGCAACTCCGACATATAAGGCTGACCGTGGTATTGAGAGAGGTATTCGAGTGTGTATTATCACATATTCATATTTTCCGAATACCGGGTGTCAATATGGTCGCCGCTCACCGATCCGTCGATAGTAACAATTGAAACGATTTACACACTGATCGCACTACAGTCGTCCGATCAGGTGTGCATTGATTTTCAACGGCTACTATAGAACCGCAATCAATTACGGCGAGTAGACCGCTGAAAACCGTCCCGTGTTTCCCCTCCGGTCTCCTTCAGGCGTCTACAACGTCGCCGAACTCGTACCAGCCGGCGTCGCAGCCGACGAGCCACGTCGCCGCGTCCAGTGCGCCGGCGGCGAACACACCGCGGTCCTCGGCCCGGTGGGAGAGCGAGAGGACTTCGTCGTTGCCGGCCAGTACGAGTTCGTGCTCCCCGCGAATGTCACCGGCTCGCCTGGCGAACACGCCGATTTCGTCGTCGTCGCGCGGTGCGTGCCCTTCCCGGCCGTACACCGGCTCTACGTCGCGCTCCTCTTGGATCACGTCGAGGATGCTGTTGGCCGTCCCCGACGGCGCGTCGACCTTGCGGTTGTGGTGGGTCTCCATGAGTTCGAGGTCGTAGTCGTCGAGCGTCCCGACGGCCTCGCTGACGAGGCGCTGGAGGACCTGAATTCCCTGCGAGAAGTTGGTCGCCTTCAGCAGCGGAACCTCCTCACTGGCGTCTCGCAGACTGGCCATCCCGTCCTCGTCGAAGCCGGTGGTTCCGACGACCATCGAGACGCCCGCTTCGACGCAGGCTTCGGCGACGGTCAGCGCACCCTCTGGGACAGCGAAGTCGACGACAACGTCCACGTCGTACTCCCGGAGCGCCTCGGCGGCATCGGCGAGGTCGACGACAGGGACGCCGTCGACCGCGTTGGTATCGCTGGTCGCAAAGCCGACCACGACCTCGCTGTCGGTGGCGGCCTCGATGACAGCGCCACCCATCTGGCCGGTGACGCCGTTGACCGCCACCCGCGTCATCGCTCGGCCTCCGCGTACTCGTCTTCGAGGTCTTCGGTTTCGAGCGTCGCGAGCACGTCACGCAGGTGGTCGAGGTGTTCGTCGGACAGGCGGGTTAGCGGCGAGCGGAGGTACGCCGGGCCGTAGCCTCTGATCCGCATTGCCTCCTTGACCGGGATGGGGTTCGTCTCGACGAACAGTGCGCGGAACAGCGGGCCGAGTTCGTGGTGAATCGCTCTCGCTCGCTCGAAGTCGCCGGACAGCGCCGCACCGACCATCGCGCAGGTGCGCTCCGGTTCGATGTTGGCCGAGACGGAGATACAGCCGGTCCCGCCGACCGACAGCATCGGTAGCGTCATCCCGTCGTCGCCGGACAGCACCGCGAAGTCCTCGTCCTGCGTGCGTTCGATGATCTCTGAAATCTGTCCCATGTCGCCGCTCGCAGCCTTGTAGGCCCGGATGTTCGGGTGTGCGGCGAGTTCGACCGCCGTATCCGGGTCGATGTTCTGGCCCGTCCGCGAGGGGACGTTGTAGACGATCTGTGGCAGGTCGACGGCGTCAGCCAGCGTCGTGTAGTGGTCGAGGAACCCCTGCTGTTCGGGCTTGTTGTAGTACGGCGAGATGAGCAACAGCGCGTCAGCGCCGGCCTCGGCGGAGCGCCGGGACAGCTCCAGCGCTTCCTTGGTGTTGTTCGACCCCGAGCCGGCGATGACCGGCACGTCGTCGACGGCGTCGATGACCGCCTCGACGACCTCGATGTGTTCGTCGTGCGAGAGCGTCGCCGATTCACCGGTCGAGCCGACCGGAACGAGGCCGTCGACGCCGGCGGATTCGAGCCGCTGGGCGTCCTCTTGGAGTGTTTCGAAGTCGATACTGCCGTCCTGGTGGAACGGCGTGCACATAGCCGGGAACACGCCGCGGAAGTCGATAGCTGTCATTGCTGAGTGTGTGGTGTCGCTGTGGGTTCGGTTGTCCGGTCGGAAACGGTGCGATAGCCGGCCGATACCGCCGGCTGTTGTGTGTCAAACGTCCTGACCCGAGACGGAGTCGCCACGTCCGCCACGAGTCGCTAAAACGTCGGCTTGCGTTTCGCACGGACGACGCCCTCACCGGGGAGCCACGAGGCGGTTCCGGACTGACGGCGTCGTCGCATGGTCGAGTAACCAAGCGTGACCGACTTAGCTTTTGTGTTCTCGCTGTCGCCTTTCACAGTGCATTCGAAGCCTTATCGAGTCGTCGCATGGAGACGGCGGGACCCCCCATCGTGTGGCAGTACGCCAGCGTTTCCCTCGGCTTGTCTGGGAGACGCTGCTGGAGCAGGCCCGACTGCATTTTGGTATTTGCGTCCTGTCTGAAACAAGCGGTCAGAGGTGTACACATTACATTCTGACAATAACACATAAGTATCGGTCACAAAACACATACTGCAAGGTACATAATATCGGCAGGTATGCGTCGAAGACACTATCTTTTAGCCACCTCCAGCGTCTTCGGATTCGCCGGCTGTTCGAGTACCAGCAGTGATCCGACCGAGACAGCTGCAAAAACGGAAACCGAGAACACTGAGCAACAAACAGCTGGAAATACCGAAGAGATGACAGAGCGTCAACTCAGTGGTCACATTCGGCCAGCTGAGAGTCCTGAGTCCCCGGTAAAAGAACTCTCGTGTGAGAAGGGCAACTTCACTCGCCACCCGCCAATGTATGACGAAGGCTCCGTTCCGTGGGGAGATACCGGGTATGTATCACTACGGATTGATGGGACAGCGTTTGAATACGGTGACACAGCCCAAATTACGCTGACAAACACGTCTGATAGCACCCTCACTCTGGGTCTTAAGTATCTGTACCAGATCGAACTGCTCACTGAAGATGGCTGGCAAGATGTCCGTGGACAGACCGGGGACGATGAGTTTCAATACGTGGATATGGGTACCGAGGCAGCGCCTGGGCAGGTATTTGAATGGTCGCTCCGTCTGACCGAAGAGGGGGTTGTTCCTGACGAGAAGGATTTTACTGTGTGTCCTGAACTCGTCTCCGGTCGGTATCGGTTCGTCTACTGGACAGTTACTCCGGTAGCAGTTGCGTTCGACCTCCAGAAGTAGGCTGTTTTGCGCTTGTCCGAGTGAAACACAGTGCTCACTAAGTTGACTGCACTCCTCGGTAGTAAGACCGTCTTATTGACATATTCTATCCACGGCTAGAGCTGCTGAAGCGACAACAACTGGTTAGTTGGGGCATAATTACGCCGTTCTTTCACGTTTGTATCCCGAAAGCATATTCGGGCCGATAGCCAATACCTGATATGACAGTTTCCCAGCCGGGACAGCGCGTGGCCGTACTGGCCGACGCGCAAAACCTCTATCACACTGCCCGGAGTCTTTACTCGCGGAACATCGACTACGAGGCACTACTGGAAGAGGCCGTTGACGGCCGCGAACTGACCCGCGCAATCGCCTACGTCATCCGCGCGGATTCGCCCGAAGAGGAGTCGTTTTTCGAAGCGCTCGTCGACATCGGCTTCGAGACGCGCATCAAGGACATCAAGACGTTCCAGGACGGATCGAAGAAGGCCGACTGGGATGTCGGGATGAGTCTCGACGCGGTCTCGCTAGCGAATCACGTCGATACGGTCGTGCTCTGTACCGGCGACGGGGACTTCGCTCGTGTGTGTCGGTATCTCCGCCACGAAGGCTGTCGCGTCGAAGCGATGGGCTTCGAAGAGTCGTCCTCCGAAGACCTCAAAGCGGCCGTTGATGGGTTCATCGATATGAGCGACGATTCCGACCGGTTCCTGCTATAGCCGACCCAGTGTGTGGGCGGTCGCTCCGGCGCTGTCTCCACCACTGGCCCAACCGTAACCGGAATAGCTTCCTGTGGCTCGACGGGCTCAGAGCTACTTGTGCTCGGGTTTCGAAGGAAAAGGCTCTCGGCGGTTAGACCGGGCGACCGTCTTCTGACGTTCCAACGAGGAGGGCTCCGGCGGCCAGCCCAAGTGCAGCCAGCGCTCCGGCAGCGGCCGGGATGCCGATGTCGATTGCCCCTGTACCAAGGATGAGCACGGTGCTGATCGCCAGCAGCGCAGCGCCCAGAATCACTTTTCGCGTGTCTGTAGCCATGTCACCCGTCACTTGGAAGTCATCCGGTATAAATTTCCCCAAAATCGACGGAGGAAAGTATGGTACTAGGAAGCAATGCCCACATCTTTCCTGAGAGACGCCACCGCTCCGGCCCGGCAGATCGGAAATTCCGGCCCACCTGCATAACTGAAGCAGCAAACACATCCCCGTGTAGTTCCCCCGACCAGTTGGGTCACAGAGACGGCGTGTTGCCACATGCTGAGGATAGTCGGTACACCCTCGCGCTCGTCACGGAACAGGCGCGAGATGGAGACCCACTGCAGTTCCAGGCGTCGTGGTCGGATCGCTGACCGCGGATCGGATACAGAGGCACACGCCCCGTGTACTCGGGCCGGGGCGACTGACGGAGCGAACCAATGGCATTCCGGTTCGGGACTCCGTCACCCATAGGGCCGGACCGGTGATTCGGAACGGATTGGGGGAGTGGCATTCACCATCGCCACACGATTTCGGTCGGCCGTGGTTCGGGCAGCCACGGTCGGGCAAACATTTCCTTTCGGACTGCGTCGAACAGTGGCACGGACAGAACCGAAAGGCGGTTTATCACCCGGCATCGAACACGGGCAATGAGTAACGACGAGTTCTGCGGACTCCGGCGCGCGGCCGACTACCAGTTCGGCGGTGGCGGCGGGACAGCGCTGTTCGCCGGCGCTGACGCCCTCGACGTAACACACACCAGCTCCGGCCGTCCGCGGCAGGTCCATGCCACGGATGGCCGGATCGCTACGTACGGCGACGACGGGCGCTTTCGGCTCGGACTCGCCGGCGGGAGCAGACTCCTCGATGCCTTCGACGGGCCGCGACACCGCGTGGTCGTCGGCGACGAGAGCGAGCCCTTCATCCGTGAGGGCCGCAACGCCTTCGCGAAGTTCGTCCAGTCCGCCGACAGCGCTCTCCGTCCGGGCGACGAAGCCCTCGTCGTCCACGAGGACGGCTATCTACTCGCCGTCGGTCGCGCGGAACTGCCCGGCAGCGGCATGGACGACTTCGAGACGGGCATGGCCGTGAAGGTCCGCCAGGGCGCAGAGAACTGACAGAAAGCATTTGCTGCTCCCTCCGGGACGAGCGGTATGCACCGCCGAACCCTCCTCGCCGCACTAGCGCTCGCCCCGATTGCCGGCTGTGTCGCGCCCGGTGACACCGCTACGGCGAGCGATCAGTCGACGCCCACCGCCACGCCGACCGCAGAACCGGCGCCGCCGACGATGACGGCGCCGCCCGACGACCCGATTCTGTTCGTCGTCCACAACGGCACGGACGACGAACTGACCGTCTCCGTCGCCATCACGCACGACGGGACAACGGTGCTCGACGAGACAGTGACGCTGGCCGCCGACGAGACTGCAGAGTACGACCCGGACATCCATGCGCCCGGAGCGT
The genomic region above belongs to Haloarcula hispanica ATCC 33960 and contains:
- the dapB gene encoding 4-hydroxy-tetrahydrodipicolinate reductase is translated as MTRVAVNGVTGQMGGAVIEAATDSEVVVGFATSDTNAVDGVPVVDLADAAEALREYDVDVVVDFAVPEGALTVAEACVEAGVSMVVGTTGFDEDGMASLRDASEEVPLLKATNFSQGIQVLQRLVSEAVGTLDDYDLELMETHHNRKVDAPSGTANSILDVIQEERDVEPVYGREGHAPRDDDEIGVFARRAGDIRGEHELVLAGNDEVLSLSHRAEDRGVFAAGALDAATWLVGCDAGWYEFGDVVDA
- the dapA gene encoding 4-hydroxy-tetrahydrodipicolinate synthase yields the protein MTAIDFRGVFPAMCTPFHQDGSIDFETLQEDAQRLESAGVDGLVPVGSTGESATLSHDEHIEVVEAVIDAVDDVPVIAGSGSNNTKEALELSRRSAEAGADALLLISPYYNKPEQQGFLDHYTTLADAVDLPQIVYNVPSRTGQNIDPDTAVELAAHPNIRAYKAASGDMGQISEIIERTQDEDFAVLSGDDGMTLPMLSVGGTGCISVSANIEPERTCAMVGAALSGDFERARAIHHELGPLFRALFVETNPIPVKEAMRIRGYGPAYLRSPLTRLSDEHLDHLRDVLATLETEDLEDEYAEAER
- a CDS encoding LabA-like NYN domain-containing protein yields the protein MTVSQPGQRVAVLADAQNLYHTARSLYSRNIDYEALLEEAVDGRELTRAIAYVIRADSPEEESFFEALVDIGFETRIKDIKTFQDGSKKADWDVGMSLDAVSLANHVDTVVLCTGDGDFARVCRYLRHEGCRVEAMGFEESSSEDLKAAVDGFIDMSDDSDRFLL
- a CDS encoding PUA domain-containing protein, whose product is MSNDEFCGLRRAADYQFGGGGGTALFAGADALDVTHTSSGRPRQVHATDGRIATYGDDGRFRLGLAGGSRLLDAFDGPRHRVVVGDESEPFIREGRNAFAKFVQSADSALRPGDEALVVHEDGYLLAVGRAELPGSGMDDFETGMAVKVRQGAEN